Proteins encoded within one genomic window of Saccharopolyspora pogona:
- the rho gene encoding transcription termination factor Rho, whose amino-acid sequence MSNTELLSSEATNASSAGQQESEANGTPRRRGGLSGMVLAELRQLAGELGIETGGLRKGDLIAAIKEKQGGTTAPRTRSAKKSTARAEETPAAKAHQPALDETEAASRETPAESGSGTNGAPTRTRARRPQAVESAGEDDNRRGNRRRRSPGRAGVAAESGGADEQRGTERKPEGRDNRQERDNRPERDNRQERDNRPERDNRPDRGNRQDRDRDNRQDRDRDNRQDRDRDNRQDDDDDEGGRRGRGRRFRDRDRDRRRNRGRGEGGEPEVREDDVLLQVAGILDVLENYAFVRTSGYLAGPNDVYVSLSLVRKYGLRRGDAIKGVIRQPREGEQQRQKFNPLVRVDSINGLEPDAAKNRPEFHKLTPLYPNERLRLETEPHNLTGRIIDLVMPVGKGQRALIVSPPKAGKTMVLQAIANAITTNNPECHLMVVLADERPEEVTDMQRSVKGEVIASTFDRPPSDHTTVAELSIERAKRLVEMGHDVVVLLDSITRLGRAYNLAAPASGRILSGGVDSTALYPPKRFLGAARNIENGGSLTIFATALVETGSTMDTVIFEEFKGTGNAELKLDRKLADKRLFPAVDVDSSSTRKDEILLSPDELAVTHKLRRVLAALDAQQALELLQDRLRKTRTNIEFLMQVAKTTPGKDDD is encoded by the coding sequence GTGAGCAACACCGAACTGTTGAGCAGCGAGGCGACGAACGCCTCTTCGGCTGGCCAGCAGGAATCCGAGGCCAACGGCACCCCGCGGCGACGTGGCGGACTCTCCGGCATGGTTCTCGCCGAACTGCGCCAACTCGCGGGGGAACTGGGGATCGAGACTGGTGGTCTGCGCAAGGGCGACCTGATCGCCGCGATCAAGGAGAAGCAGGGCGGCACGACCGCGCCGCGGACCCGCTCCGCCAAGAAGAGCACGGCCCGCGCCGAGGAGACCCCGGCCGCCAAGGCCCACCAGCCGGCGCTGGACGAGACCGAGGCCGCCTCGCGCGAGACCCCGGCCGAGTCCGGCAGCGGCACCAACGGTGCCCCCACCCGCACCCGCGCCCGGCGCCCGCAGGCCGTCGAGTCCGCAGGTGAGGACGACAACCGGCGCGGTAACCGTCGCCGCCGTTCGCCCGGTCGGGCCGGCGTGGCCGCCGAATCGGGTGGTGCCGACGAGCAGCGCGGCACCGAGCGCAAGCCGGAGGGCCGCGACAACCGCCAGGAGCGGGACAACCGCCCGGAGCGGGACAACCGCCAGGAGCGGGACAACCGCCCGGAGCGGGACAACCGCCCGGACCGCGGCAACCGGCAGGACCGGGACCGCGACAACCGGCAGGACCGGGACCGCGACAACCGGCAGGACCGGGACCGCGACAACCGGCAGGACGACGATGATGACGAGGGCGGTCGTCGGGGTCGTGGCCGCCGGTTCCGCGACCGCGACCGCGACCGCCGCCGCAACCGCGGCCGCGGCGAGGGCGGCGAGCCCGAGGTCCGCGAGGACGACGTGCTGCTGCAGGTGGCCGGCATCCTGGACGTGCTGGAGAACTACGCCTTCGTGCGCACCTCCGGCTACCTGGCCGGCCCGAACGACGTCTACGTGTCGTTGTCGCTGGTCCGCAAGTACGGGCTGCGCCGCGGCGATGCGATCAAGGGCGTCATCCGGCAGCCCCGCGAGGGCGAGCAGCAGCGGCAGAAGTTCAACCCGCTGGTTCGGGTGGACTCCATCAACGGCCTGGAGCCGGACGCGGCGAAGAACCGCCCCGAGTTCCACAAGCTGACCCCGCTCTACCCGAACGAGCGGCTGCGCCTCGAAACCGAGCCGCACAACCTGACCGGCCGGATCATCGACCTGGTGATGCCCGTCGGCAAGGGGCAGCGCGCGCTGATCGTCTCGCCGCCGAAGGCCGGTAAGACGATGGTGCTGCAGGCGATCGCCAACGCGATCACCACCAACAACCCCGAGTGCCACCTGATGGTCGTCCTCGCCGACGAGCGTCCGGAAGAGGTCACCGACATGCAGCGCTCGGTCAAGGGTGAGGTCATCGCCTCCACCTTCGACCGGCCGCCGTCGGACCACACCACGGTCGCCGAGCTGTCCATCGAGCGGGCCAAGCGGCTCGTCGAGATGGGCCACGACGTGGTCGTCCTGCTGGACTCGATCACCCGACTGGGCCGCGCCTACAACCTGGCGGCCCCGGCGTCCGGGCGAATCCTGTCCGGTGGTGTGGACTCCACGGCGCTGTACCCGCCGAAGCGGTTCCTCGGCGCGGCCCGCAACATCGAGAACGGCGGCTCGCTGACCATCTTCGCCACGGCGCTGGTGGAGACCGGTTCCACGATGGACACGGTCATCTTCGAGGAGTTCAAGGGCACCGGTAACGCGGAGCTGAAGCTGGACCGCAAGCTCGCGGACAAGCGGCTGTTCCCGGCGGTGGACGTCGACTCCTCCAGCACCCGCAAGGACGAGATCCTGCTCTCGCCCGACGAGCTGGCCGTCACGCACAAGCTGCGCCGGGTGCTCGCCGCGCTCGACGCGCAGCAGGCGCTGGAACTCCTGCAGGACCGGCTGCGCAAGACGCGCACCAACATCGAGTTCCTGATGCAGGTCGCCAAGACCACCCCGGGCAAGGACGACGACTGA
- the rpmE gene encoding 50S ribosomal protein L31, which produces MKSGIHPEYVVTQVNCGCGNSFTTRSTRKTGQITVEVCSNCHPFYTGKQKILDTGGRVARFEARYGKRQKAQK; this is translated from the coding sequence TTGAAGAGTGGCATCCACCCCGAGTACGTGGTCACGCAGGTGAACTGCGGTTGTGGCAACAGCTTCACCACCCGCAGCACCCGCAAGACCGGCCAGATCACCGTCGAGGTCTGCTCGAACTGCCACCCGTTCTACACGGGCAAGCAGAAGATCCTGGACACCGGCGGCCGCGTGGCCCGCTTCGAGGCCCGCTACGGCAAGCGCCAGAAGGCACAGAAGTAG
- the prfA gene encoding peptide chain release factor 1, which yields METSKLEVLLTEYAELEQRLADPGVHADQANARKLGRRYAELAPIVRTARELDQAQSDLDTAREFAAEDAAFAEEAGLLAESVPVLEAKLTELLLPRDPHDGSDVLLEVKSGEGGEESALFAGDLLRMYLRFAERQGWRAEVLDKTESDLGGYKDATVAIKAKAATSPDGVWSRLKFEGGVHRVQRVPVTESQGRVHTSAAGVLVYPEPEEVAVEVDEKDLRIDVYRSSGPGGQSVNTTDSAVRITHLPTGIVVSCQNEKSQLQNKQRAIQVLKARLQALAEEEAEREASEARRSQVRTVDRSERIRTYNFPENRISDHRVNYKAYNLDQVLDGDLDAVVTALLAADRKERLAL from the coding sequence GTGGAGACATCGAAGCTCGAAGTGCTGCTCACCGAGTACGCGGAACTGGAGCAGCGGCTGGCCGATCCCGGCGTGCATGCTGACCAGGCCAACGCCCGCAAGCTCGGCCGGCGCTACGCCGAGCTCGCCCCGATCGTGCGCACCGCGCGGGAGCTTGACCAGGCCCAGTCCGATCTGGACACGGCCCGCGAGTTCGCCGCCGAGGACGCCGCCTTCGCCGAAGAGGCCGGCTTGCTCGCCGAGTCGGTCCCGGTTCTGGAGGCGAAGCTCACCGAACTGCTGCTGCCCCGCGACCCGCACGACGGTTCCGACGTGCTGCTGGAGGTCAAGTCGGGCGAGGGTGGCGAGGAGTCCGCGCTGTTCGCCGGCGACCTGCTGCGCATGTACCTGCGGTTCGCGGAGCGCCAGGGCTGGCGGGCCGAGGTGCTGGACAAGACCGAATCCGACCTCGGCGGCTACAAGGACGCCACGGTCGCCATCAAGGCCAAGGCCGCCACCAGCCCCGACGGGGTCTGGTCGCGGCTGAAGTTCGAGGGCGGCGTGCACCGCGTGCAGCGGGTGCCGGTCACCGAGTCGCAGGGCCGGGTGCACACCTCCGCCGCCGGGGTGCTGGTCTACCCAGAACCGGAGGAGGTCGCGGTCGAGGTCGACGAGAAGGACCTGCGCATCGACGTCTACCGGTCGTCCGGGCCGGGCGGGCAGAGCGTGAACACCACCGACTCGGCGGTGCGGATCACCCACCTGCCGACGGGCATCGTGGTGTCCTGCCAGAACGAGAAGTCGCAGCTGCAGAACAAGCAGCGCGCCATCCAGGTGCTCAAGGCCCGGTTGCAGGCGCTCGCCGAGGAAGAAGCCGAGCGGGAGGCGTCCGAGGCGCGGCGCAGCCAGGTGCGCACAGTGGACCGTTCGGAGCGCATCCGCACCTACAACTTCCCGGAGAACCGCATTTCCGACCACCGGGTGAACTACAAGGCCTACAACCTGGACCAGGTCCTTGACGGCGATCTCGATGCGGTGGTGACAGCCCTGCTCGCCGCCGACCGGAAAGAACGCCTCGCGCTTTAA
- the prmC gene encoding peptide chain release factor N(5)-glutamine methyltransferase: MTRQPLRLAILEAERILAAAGVASPRTDAELLAAHLLGVERTKLMMVPLVDPPVVQALHDLVRRRAARVPLQHLTGTASLGAVALEVGPGVFVPRPETELLLAWGLATLEGVERPTVVDLCTGSGALALAMANARPDATVHAVEKEPAALAWARRNAGQQAQAGDTPIHLYAGDVTDPMLFMELEGLADLVLCNPPYVPDGTPVPPEVRDHDPHQAVFGGRDGLDVVRHVVGCAARLLCPGGGVAIEHDDTHGGSVPALLRARRVLEDVQEHTDLAGRPRFATARRTRPE; this comes from the coding sequence GTGACGCGACAGCCCCTACGCCTGGCCATTCTCGAGGCGGAACGCATCCTCGCCGCGGCGGGCGTGGCGAGCCCGCGCACCGATGCGGAACTGCTTGCCGCGCATCTGCTCGGGGTCGAGCGCACCAAGTTGATGATGGTGCCGCTGGTGGACCCGCCGGTCGTCCAGGCGCTGCACGATCTGGTGCGCCGCCGGGCCGCGCGGGTGCCGCTGCAGCACCTCACCGGTACCGCGTCGCTCGGCGCCGTGGCGCTCGAAGTCGGGCCCGGCGTGTTCGTGCCCCGACCCGAGACGGAACTGCTGCTCGCTTGGGGCCTGGCGACGCTGGAAGGCGTGGAGCGGCCGACCGTGGTGGACCTCTGCACGGGGTCCGGGGCGCTGGCGCTGGCGATGGCGAACGCCCGCCCGGACGCCACCGTGCACGCGGTGGAGAAGGAGCCCGCCGCGCTGGCCTGGGCGCGCCGCAACGCCGGCCAGCAGGCGCAGGCCGGTGACACCCCGATCCATCTCTACGCGGGGGATGTCACCGACCCGATGCTGTTCATGGAGCTGGAGGGCCTGGCCGACCTGGTCCTCTGCAACCCGCCGTACGTGCCGGACGGCACCCCGGTGCCGCCGGAGGTCCGCGACCACGACCCGCACCAGGCGGTGTTCGGCGGCCGCGACGGCCTCGACGTGGTCCGGCACGTCGTGGGCTGCGCGGCCCGGCTGCTGTGCCCCGGCGGCGGGGTGGCCATCGAGCACGACGACACCCACGGCGGCTCGGTGCCCGCTCTGCTGCGCGCCCGCCGCGTCCTCGAAGACGTCCAGGAGCACACCGACCTGGCCGGTCGCCCCCGCTTCGCCACCGCCCGCCGCACCCGGCCGGAGTGA
- a CDS encoding L-threonylcarbamoyladenylate synthase, protein MSTVYDCTSPDSREEGLAAAANAVRAGGLVVLPTDTVYGIGADAFDSNAVHALLAAKGRGPDMPVPVLVGSWSTVDGLVMSVPQQARALIEAFWPGGLSLVLPQAPSLSWDLGNTRGTVNLRMPLHPVALDLLREVGPMAVSSANRTGHPPGSNADQAREQLGDSVQVYLDGGPSGEPVASTIVDLTQGKPRVLREGAVSLADLSEVLGEELEADR, encoded by the coding sequence GTGAGCACCGTCTATGACTGCACCAGTCCGGACAGCCGCGAGGAAGGCCTGGCCGCTGCGGCCAACGCGGTTCGCGCGGGCGGGCTGGTAGTGCTGCCCACCGATACCGTCTACGGCATCGGCGCGGACGCCTTCGACTCCAACGCCGTGCACGCCCTGCTCGCCGCCAAGGGGCGCGGCCCGGACATGCCGGTGCCGGTCCTGGTCGGCTCCTGGTCCACTGTGGATGGGCTGGTGATGTCCGTTCCGCAACAGGCGCGCGCGTTGATCGAGGCGTTCTGGCCGGGCGGGTTGTCGCTAGTGCTGCCGCAGGCGCCGTCGCTGTCCTGGGACCTCGGCAACACCCGGGGCACGGTGAACCTGCGGATGCCGCTGCACCCGGTGGCCCTGGACCTGCTGCGCGAGGTCGGCCCGATGGCCGTCTCCAGCGCCAACCGCACCGGCCACCCGCCGGGCAGCAACGCAGACCAGGCGCGCGAGCAGCTCGGCGACTCCGTGCAGGTCTACCTCGACGGCGGCCCGTCCGGGGAACCCGTCGCCTCCACCATCGTCGACCTCACCCAGGGCAAGCCGCGGGTGCTGCGGGAGGGCGCGGTGAGCCTCGCCGACCTGTCCGAGGTGCTCGGCGAAGAGCTCGAAGCGGACCGGTGA
- a CDS encoding glycosyltransferase family 4 protein: MDNAPWAPAGLPAREYLLVMLTAAAATFLLTGLVRLLAIRVGAVAYPRKRDVHVKPMPRMGGVAMYGGVLVAMFLAANLPTLSRGFSYSNDILAVVIAGGLIVLVGALDDRFELDSLTKLAGQVTAAGILVLFGVQWFMFWVPWGGGDEGHVGQLMVLGSNQGQLLTVLLVVAMINAMNFVDGLDGLASGIGLVSATATFVFCLGVLDRQGGDVNAYPPALIAAAIAGACLGFLPYNFQPAKIFMGDSGSMLIGLMLATASTSASGRMNYAYMNPTDTIALLSPLLVVAAVLFVPLLDLIMAVVRRTRAGKSPFHADKMHLHHRLLEIGHSQRRAVLLIYLWAAVIAFGAVSLTLFNAVVVAWVVGLGVLLAAIISVIPRMRTRADRESR; the protein is encoded by the coding sequence ATGGACAATGCGCCGTGGGCTCCGGCCGGGCTACCCGCCCGTGAGTACCTCCTCGTCATGCTCACCGCTGCGGCGGCGACCTTCCTGCTGACCGGGCTGGTCCGGTTGCTGGCGATCCGCGTCGGCGCGGTCGCCTACCCCCGCAAGCGAGACGTGCACGTCAAGCCGATGCCGCGGATGGGCGGGGTCGCGATGTACGGCGGGGTGCTGGTGGCGATGTTCCTCGCCGCCAACCTGCCGACGCTGTCGCGCGGCTTCTCCTACTCCAACGACATCCTGGCCGTGGTCATCGCCGGGGGGCTGATCGTCCTCGTCGGAGCGCTGGACGACCGCTTCGAGCTGGACTCCCTGACGAAGCTGGCCGGGCAGGTCACCGCAGCCGGGATCCTGGTGCTCTTCGGTGTGCAGTGGTTCATGTTCTGGGTCCCGTGGGGTGGTGGGGACGAGGGCCACGTGGGTCAGCTGATGGTGCTGGGCAGCAACCAGGGCCAGCTGCTGACCGTGTTGCTGGTTGTCGCGATGATCAACGCGATGAACTTCGTGGACGGGCTGGACGGGCTGGCATCCGGCATCGGCCTGGTCTCGGCCACCGCCACCTTCGTGTTCTGCCTCGGCGTGCTGGACCGGCAGGGCGGCGACGTCAACGCCTACCCGCCTGCGCTGATCGCGGCCGCGATCGCCGGGGCCTGCCTGGGCTTCCTGCCGTACAACTTCCAGCCCGCGAAGATCTTCATGGGCGACTCGGGTTCGATGCTGATCGGCCTGATGCTGGCCACCGCCAGCACGTCGGCGTCCGGCCGGATGAACTACGCCTACATGAACCCGACCGACACCATCGCGCTGCTGTCGCCGCTGCTGGTGGTCGCGGCGGTGCTGTTCGTGCCGCTGCTGGACCTCATCATGGCCGTCGTGCGCCGCACCCGGGCGGGCAAGAGCCCCTTCCACGCCGACAAGATGCACCTGCACCACCGGCTCCTGGAAATCGGGCATTCGCAGCGTCGCGCGGTGCTGCTGATCTACCTGTGGGCGGCCGTCATCGCCTTCGGCGCGGTGTCGTTGACGCTGTTCAACGCGGTTGTTGTGGCATGGGTCGTAGGCCTCGGGGTGTTGCTGGCGGCTATCATCTCGGTGATTCCGCGAATGCGCACCCGAGCCGATCGAGAGTCCCGATGA
- the atpB gene encoding F0F1 ATP synthase subunit A, translating to MGALMLAEVGTFQPPGADSFVLPPIFGGVTKPMLLVVLSAIMVGAYFVIATRNLKLVPGKGQFVAEFVYEFSRNKIAREQIGAKDFRPFVPLIFTLFTFILVNNIFGIVPVIQFPTMSRIGFPIALAVVVYLVFHGVGFARHGFLGYFKHIMFPPGVPKPIYILLAPIEFLQKFIAQPAALAVRVFAAMFAGHLILLVFTLGGEFLLIEASGAFKPISIVAFAFSIALTFVEALIQVLQAYIFALLTANFIGAALSSEH from the coding sequence TTGGGCGCGCTGATGCTGGCCGAGGTCGGAACATTCCAACCGCCGGGTGCCGATAGCTTTGTCCTTCCGCCGATCTTCGGCGGAGTCACCAAGCCGATGCTCCTCGTCGTGCTGTCGGCGATCATGGTGGGCGCCTACTTCGTGATCGCCACCCGGAACCTGAAGCTGGTCCCGGGCAAGGGGCAGTTCGTTGCGGAGTTCGTCTACGAGTTCAGCCGCAACAAGATCGCGCGGGAGCAGATCGGCGCCAAGGACTTCCGTCCGTTCGTGCCGCTGATCTTCACGTTGTTCACCTTCATCCTGGTGAACAACATCTTCGGCATCGTCCCGGTCATCCAGTTCCCCACGATGTCGCGGATCGGTTTCCCGATCGCGCTGGCCGTCGTGGTGTACCTGGTGTTCCACGGGGTCGGCTTCGCCCGGCACGGTTTCCTGGGCTACTTCAAGCACATCATGTTCCCACCCGGGGTGCCCAAGCCGATCTACATCCTGCTTGCCCCGATCGAATTTCTGCAGAAGTTCATCGCGCAGCCGGCCGCCCTGGCGGTCCGGGTCTTCGCCGCGATGTTCGCCGGACACCTGATCCTCCTGGTGTTCACCTTGGGCGGGGAATTCCTGCTCATCGAGGCGAGTGGGGCGTTCAAGCCGATCTCGATCGTCGCGTTCGCCTTCTCCATTGCCTTGACGTTCGTCGAAGCCTTGATCCAGGTGCTGCAGGCCTACATCTTCGCGCTGCTGACCGCGAACTTCATCGGCGCGGCGCTGTCCTCCGAGCACTGA
- a CDS encoding ATP synthase subunit c family protein, whose translation MSNIVLAQAAEAAGSINPGLAAIGYGLGAVGPGIGVGLIWAAVINGTARQPEAQGQLQGIAWISFVLVEVLALIGLVVYFIASSAA comes from the coding sequence GTGAGCAACATCGTTCTTGCGCAGGCCGCTGAGGCCGCGGGCAGCATCAACCCCGGTCTGGCCGCGATCGGCTACGGCCTGGGCGCTGTCGGCCCCGGTATCGGCGTCGGCCTGATCTGGGCGGCCGTCATCAACGGCACCGCTCGCCAGCCGGAGGCCCAGGGCCAGCTGCAGGGCATCGCCTGGATCTCGTTCGTTCTGGTCGAGGTGCTGGCGCTGATCGGTCTGGTCGTCTACTTCATCGCCTCTTCCGCTGCCTGA
- a CDS encoding F0F1 ATP synthase subunit B, whose translation MKTQMLLAAAGEHNPIIPEPAEIVVGLIAFLLLLFVLWKYAIPRFEKIYAERSERIEGGIAKAEAAQAEAQRTLEQYKSQLAEARAEAARIRDDARAEGQQILEEMRAQAQTESERIVNQGQTQLAHQRAQIVAELRSELGRQAVDLASRVVGESLEDEARRRGTVDRFLDELEAASAPASSESAASSRSGQA comes from the coding sequence GTGAAGACGCAGATGCTGCTGGCCGCGGCTGGCGAGCACAACCCGATCATCCCCGAACCAGCGGAGATCGTGGTCGGTCTGATCGCCTTCCTGCTGCTGCTGTTCGTGCTGTGGAAGTACGCGATCCCGCGCTTCGAGAAGATCTACGCGGAGCGCAGCGAGCGGATCGAGGGCGGTATCGCCAAGGCCGAGGCCGCCCAGGCCGAGGCCCAGCGGACGCTGGAGCAGTACAAGTCGCAGCTGGCCGAGGCCCGTGCGGAAGCGGCCCGGATCCGCGATGACGCCCGCGCCGAAGGCCAGCAGATCCTGGAAGAGATGCGCGCCCAGGCGCAGACCGAGTCCGAGCGGATCGTCAACCAGGGCCAGACCCAGCTGGCGCACCAGCGGGCCCAGATCGTCGCCGAGCTGCGGTCGGAGCTCGGCCGCCAGGCGGTCGACCTGGCCAGCCGGGTCGTCGGCGAGTCCCTGGAGGACGAGGCCCGTCGGCGGGGCACCGTCGACCGGTTCCTCGACGAGCTGGAGGCCGCCTCGGCCCCGGCGTCGTCCGAATCGGCCGCATCGTCCCGGTCTGGTCAGGCCTAA
- a CDS encoding F0F1 ATP synthase subunit delta, giving the protein MSTLVNAASREALAATELQLLQATDGAQAAEITGLADELFGVAALLGRESTLRRALADASTDPRSREDLARGLLADKLGARALPVVVEAVRARWSSPTDLVDGLERLARTALLVQAERAGRLDAVEDELFRLGRIIGSQVDLERLLSDPTGDEAGKYAVVDQLIEGKVEPVTLSLVRQLVARPRGRRVSEGLEELAELSAKRRERSVAHVRSAIPLSDEQQQRLSRTLQRIYARPIAVHLEVDPGVEGGLLIRVGDEVIDGSITGRLQSLRRDLAD; this is encoded by the coding sequence TTGAGCACCCTCGTGAACGCCGCGAGCCGCGAGGCGCTGGCAGCCACCGAGCTGCAGCTGCTGCAGGCCACCGATGGGGCCCAGGCCGCGGAGATCACCGGGCTCGCCGACGAGCTGTTCGGCGTGGCCGCCCTGCTGGGCCGCGAGTCCACGCTGCGGCGGGCGCTCGCCGACGCCTCCACCGACCCGCGGTCCAGGGAGGACCTGGCCCGCGGGCTGTTGGCGGACAAGCTCGGCGCGCGGGCGCTGCCGGTGGTCGTCGAGGCCGTCCGGGCCCGCTGGTCCAGTCCGACGGACCTGGTCGACGGGCTGGAGCGGTTGGCCCGTACCGCGCTGCTGGTGCAGGCCGAGCGGGCCGGCCGGCTCGACGCCGTCGAGGACGAGCTGTTCCGGCTGGGCCGCATCATCGGCTCCCAGGTTGACCTGGAGCGGTTGCTGTCGGACCCGACGGGGGACGAGGCGGGCAAGTACGCGGTCGTCGACCAGCTCATCGAGGGCAAGGTCGAGCCGGTGACCCTGAGCCTGGTCCGCCAGCTGGTGGCCCGGCCGCGCGGCCGGCGGGTCAGCGAAGGCCTGGAAGAGCTGGCGGAGCTGTCGGCGAAGCGCCGCGAGCGCTCGGTGGCGCACGTCCGGTCCGCGATCCCGCTCAGCGATGAGCAGCAACAGCGGCTGTCGCGCACCTTGCAGCGGATCTACGCGCGGCCGATCGCCGTGCACCTCGAGGTCGACCCCGGGGTCGAGGGCGGGCTGCTGATCCGGGTCGGCGACGAGGTCATCGACGGCAGCATCACGGGACGCCTGCAGTCCCTTCGACGTGACCTCGCCGACTGA
- the atpA gene encoding F0F1 ATP synthase subunit alpha → MAELTISSDEIRSAIEKYVSSYSPEVSREEVGVVTDTGDGIAHVEGLPSVMTEELLEFPGGVYGVAMNLEAQEIGAVILGESEKIEEGQEVKRTGKVLSVPVGDGFLGRVVDPLGEPIDGLGDIAAEAQRPLELQAATVVQRKGVHEPLQTGIKAIDSMTPIGRGQRQLIIGDRKTGKTTVAVDTIINQKSNWASGDPDKQVRCIYVAIGQKGSTIAGVKRSLEDAGAMEYTTIVAAPASDSPGLKWLAPYAGSAIGQHWMYQGKHVLIIFDDLTKQAEAYRAISLLLRRPPGREAYPGDVFYLHSRLLERCAKLSDEMGAGSMTGLPIIETKANDVSAYIPTNVISITDGQCFLQSDLFNAGQRPAIDVGISVSRVGGSAQIKAMRSVTGSLRLDLAQYRELEAFSAFASDLDAASKAQLDRGARLMEVLKQSQGEPLPVEEEAVSLYIAIKGHLDSVPVADVRRFESEFLGYVRRTSETTLKDIVETGKLSEDGEKAIVSAVEEFKKQFTGSGGESVVPAEPDAEALAADEVGQETVKVNRPAPKK, encoded by the coding sequence ATGGCGGAGCTGACGATCTCGTCGGACGAGATCCGCAGTGCGATCGAGAAGTACGTCTCCAGCTACTCCCCGGAGGTCAGCCGCGAGGAGGTCGGGGTCGTCACCGATACCGGTGACGGCATCGCCCATGTCGAGGGTCTGCCTTCGGTGATGACCGAGGAACTGCTGGAGTTCCCGGGCGGCGTCTACGGTGTCGCGATGAACCTGGAAGCTCAGGAGATCGGTGCGGTCATCCTGGGCGAGTCCGAGAAGATCGAAGAGGGCCAGGAGGTCAAGCGGACCGGCAAGGTCCTCTCGGTCCCGGTCGGCGACGGCTTCCTCGGCCGCGTGGTCGACCCGCTGGGCGAGCCGATCGACGGCCTCGGCGACATCGCCGCCGAGGCGCAGCGTCCCCTGGAGCTGCAGGCCGCGACGGTCGTGCAGCGCAAGGGTGTGCACGAGCCGCTGCAGACCGGCATCAAGGCCATCGACTCGATGACCCCGATCGGCCGCGGCCAGCGCCAGCTGATCATCGGCGACCGCAAGACCGGCAAGACCACGGTCGCGGTCGACACGATCATCAACCAGAAGTCCAACTGGGCCAGCGGCGACCCGGACAAGCAGGTCCGCTGCATCTACGTCGCGATCGGCCAGAAGGGCTCCACGATCGCCGGTGTGAAGCGGTCTCTGGAGGACGCCGGTGCGATGGAGTACACCACCATCGTCGCCGCGCCGGCCTCCGACTCGCCGGGTCTGAAGTGGCTGGCCCCGTACGCGGGTTCGGCCATCGGCCAGCACTGGATGTACCAGGGCAAGCACGTCCTGATCATCTTCGACGACCTGACCAAGCAGGCTGAGGCGTACCGCGCGATCTCGCTGCTGCTGCGCCGCCCGCCGGGTCGTGAGGCCTACCCGGGCGACGTGTTCTACCTGCACTCGCGCCTGCTGGAGCGCTGCGCGAAGCTCTCCGACGAGATGGGCGCCGGCTCGATGACGGGTCTGCCGATCATCGAGACCAAGGCGAACGACGTGTCGGCCTACATCCCGACGAACGTCATCTCCATCACCGACGGCCAGTGCTTCCTGCAGTCCGACCTGTTCAACGCGGGTCAGCGCCCGGCCATCGACGTCGGTATCTCGGTGTCGCGCGTCGGTGGTTCCGCGCAGATCAAGGCGATGCGGTCGGTCACCGGCTCGCTGCGTCTGGACCTGGCCCAGTACCGCGAGCTGGAGGCGTTCTCCGCCTTCGCCTCGGACCTGGACGCCGCTTCGAAGGCCCAGCTGGACCGCGGTGCCCGGCTGATGGAGGTACTCAAGCAGAGCCAGGGCGAGCCGCTCCCGGTCGAGGAAGAGGCCGTTTCCCTCTACATCGCCATCAAGGGGCACCTGGACTCGGTGCCGGTCGCCGACGTGCGCCGGTTCGAGAGCGAGTTCCTGGGGTACGTGCGGCGTACCAGCGAGACGACGCTCAAGGACATCGTCGAGACCGGCAAGCTCTCCGAAGACGGTGAGAAGGCCATCGTGTCGGCGGTCGAAGAGTTCAAGAAGCAGTTCACGGGCTCCGGCGGCGAGTCGGTCGTCCCGGCCGAGCCGGACGCCGAAGCGCTGGCGGCAGACGAGGTGGGGCAGGAGACCGTGAAGGTCAACCGCCCCGCGCCGAAGAAGTGA